From the genome of Nicotiana sylvestris chromosome 2, ASM39365v2, whole genome shotgun sequence, one region includes:
- the LOC138885451 gene encoding uncharacterized protein: protein MESLSINKPLTKALEQMPGYVKFMKDLVTEKRSMNCETINMTHQVSSILHFMAPKLEHPSAFTIPCTIGSADFAKALCDLGENINLMPYFVFKTFGIGQPRPTSMRLQMEDRTMKRPLGIINDVLVRVDKFILPTNFVILNCEVVYEVPIILGKPFLATRKDLVDVEAGELTFWMGDEKVVFHVCKSMRQPNSNEVCSFVDLVTEVIAEDTSDVINVEDPLEAILLNHDMTEDEGLVEYVDATLAVLQRRKKAIRWTLADIRGISPRLFMHKIILEDNAKPFVELQQRRLNESMQEVVKKEIIKWLDAGVVYPISDSSWTSSVQCVPEKGV, encoded by the exons ATGGAAAGTTTGTCCATAAACAAGCCTTTGACGAaagctctagaacaaatgccAGGATATGTcaagtttatgaaagacttggtaacAGAGAAGAGATCCATGAATTGTGAAACAATCAATATGACGCATCAAGTGAGTTCCATTCTACATTTCATGGCCCCAAAGCTAGAACACCCCAGTGCTTTTACAATCCCGTGCACTATTGGTAGTGCCGATTTCGCCAAAGCTTTGTGCGACTTGGGGGAAAACATTAACTTGATGCCATATTTTGTGTTTAAGACATTTGGGATTGGGCAGCCAAGGCCCACatccatgaggttgcaaatggagGATAGGACAATGAAGAGGCCATTAGGGATAATTAATGATGTGTTAGTGCGGGTCGACAAGTTCATACTTCCCACGAATTTTGTGATACTTAACTGCGAGGTTGTCTATGAGGTACCGATCATATTGGGGAAACCTTTCCTAGCTACAAGGAAGGatttagttgatgtggaagcaggggagctcACCTTCTGGATGGGTGATGAAAAGGTTGTGTTCCATGTCTGTAAGTCAATGAGGCAGCCTAATAGCAACGAAGTATGTTCATTTGTGGATCTTGTGACCGAGGTGATTGCTGAAGACACCAGTGATGTGATtaatgtggaggaccctttggAAGCTATTTTGTTGAACCATGATATGACTGAGGATGAAGGCTTGGTGGAATAT gtagatgccaccctTGCGGTGCTCCAAAGAAGAAAGAAGGCGATTAGATGGActttggctgacattcggggtataagcccccgCCTTTTCATGCACAAAATTATACTAGAGGATAATGCCAAACCCTTTGTGGAACTTCaacaaaggaggttgaatgagtcCATGCAAGAGGTCGTCAAGAAGGAaattatcaagtggctagatgcaggggttgtgtaccccatttcggatagttcatggacttcgtCGGTACAATGTGTTCCGGAGAAGGGAGTATGA